CATTTAACAATAATATTAACCTGAATTAACCCAGCCCTGGCAAACCTAACACAACCATACCAACGGCGCTGatgggccatattacaagtccaaCCTGGGAAGTTTggggtttactcacctggtttactcaccCTACAGtcccctacagagttattcatcccgacctttgtagggacccaaaacttctcgggtttgacttgtaatacggcccagaGACTCTGCAGTGCTCAATAAATTGCCACTACATTCATTGATTTTTGCATTCATTAGTGTGAAAATCAATGTCTGTGAGTAAGGAGCCATGCTATTGTTTGGATGGATTAGGATAAACCAGAAtattttccaatattttttttttaaggatgtatatacatttttttctacggTCCTTGGCATGATGCTTACTACTGCCTGCCTATATCTCCTATATGGCATAGGTGTTGGTTTATAAATTATACTGCAGAAAATGTTTAGCTTGTTaccttcttaattttttttgctCAGTTTGATTCCTATTTTGCAGAGAATCACAGTAAAAACAGTCCACAATGTCAGTCCCATTTGGGAGCCGGCTACTGCCTGCTTGGAACCCAATTATGACCGCTGTCAGATCCCGAACGAGAGCTCCAAATCTTAAGAAACCAGCAATACCCCACTGGACTCGTGCAGTCGTCCTCAAGCTAGTAGAGCCTATCCATAAGGACCCAATGGAAGGAATTCACCCTAGAGAGACATGTCAAAAAAGGCAGAAAGCTCTTCAGAGTAAAACAGAGCAGGTAAGTTCAATAGTCGTAATAGCTTATGTACCGTAGTCATAAAATGTGGTTATATATTTATGATATAATTAATCATATTTCAGCCACAGTCTTTGAAATGCAGAAAATGAATTAACCCTTTCATGTCAGAGGTAAAGACAAAGTTGGGAGCATATTCCATAACTGCGTAGCAATGGTACTCATCTCTGTcccattggccctttgagcctgtggtagatGACCTATTAACTTGAGTATAACATccaggttatcacagtttaccttccctaggttttCCCAAGTAACCCCTTATTGACCATCCTAAAAAgaaggataaacagctgggtgggctgcccCACTGCCCAGGGCAGGGTTTGAACCCAGGCCTGCAGATTCATAGTTATGGACACTAACCCTTGCACCACGGAGGTGCCATCAAAGGTGTTTGCAAAAAGTGGGAGTTACATGTGACCTGCCGAAGCTGTCTCCCTAGAGGTGTTTTAGTTCCACTGTCCGTACCACAGTCATTGATTATCCTAAAGAGGGAAATTTTGTTTCATTGTGAGGCTTTGTAAACGCTTTATTATACTctctatgaaaaaaaaattgcaaaataaaatgcaaaaaaagAAGTGGTAGTTAGccaacattaaaaaaatatacactttactaaaaaaaaaaaaaaaaaaaaaaattaaactgttcaagattttttttttccacaatgTACCTGAGTAAATTTGCTTTCCAATGAGCCAATGTATTTATACCAATAATACTGTAGAAAAAATTAACATAAACTTCTTTTAGTTTTTGGCACACCAACTGCACAACTTAGTGCATAATGATGTTTATATTTTACTGTATATAGCAAAGCTATTAACGATGGTAGAAAGCTCAAATTGGTTCCACTTTGAAGTTAAGCAAATGTACTATAATGCAGTATGTTTAACAGGAACAACCTTATAATAAAATGACAGTAACGTGAGTAACATTTAGTCATGTGTCTTAGTCCATGACTAGTAGAAGACATTGATATTTCATCACTTAAACTCTCACGGTCTAGTTAGAGGTTGACTAATACTTATCTCAGCTTCACTGGGATGAACTCATCCCCACTCTCATCATCCTCACACTTCTTATAATGGTGGTCAAAGGACTCAGAGCCCAATGACAGCCAAAGCCATTATTGTTATGTGAAAAGGTTTATAGCTATGTAATGAATTAATTAATGTGGCAAGTGGTACAGTATCATCTTTACTGAGTTTCTGAATAATCATaatccttattttattttaggtCAACCCTTTTGAGCAAATTCTTGCCAAAGAATTTCTGGAGAAGATAGAAAATGCCAAGCTTGTTGCAATATTCCACGTGCTACCCATGACAGAGGCAGAGTTATTTGCAGCCAGAGTGCAGCTAAACAAGATCAGCTTGCAATACATCAAGCACAACAACACGGTAAGGATAATGTTTTTATGTAGAACACTATTTTCTCATAATAatgccttttatatatatatatatatatatatatatatatatatatatatatatatatatatatatatatatatatatatatatatatatatatatatatatatatatatatatatatatatatatatatatatatatatatatatcaaaaattgTTGAATAGTCTAGGTGTCTGTGCTTTGCTGATGGGATGAGACACAGACACTCATTGTATCCATATTATTTATTTCATGATTTATCATTATTTCTTAAGGTTCAACTGGTAATTCCAAATTGCTCCCTAACCTACACATGTTACCTGCAGTGATTGCTTCATTTATTAACAGGTGTGCTGTGGACTGTAGCTAATGGACTTTTGATTTTCAGATAATGAGACTTGCCTTCACGGGCACCAAATATGAAGCGTTACTCAAGCTGTATGAGTCCACCACATGTACCTTTTATGGCGATGAACCTGCTGTGTCTAAGGTAACTTGAGCTGTGATAAGTTACA
This is a stretch of genomic DNA from Eriocheir sinensis breed Jianghai 21 chromosome 10, ASM2467909v1, whole genome shotgun sequence. It encodes these proteins:
- the LOC126996476 gene encoding 39S ribosomal protein L10, mitochondrial-like, giving the protein MSVPFGSRLLPAWNPIMTAVRSRTRAPNLKKPAIPHWTRAVVLKLVEPIHKDPMEGIHPRETCQKRQKALQSKTEQVNPFEQILAKEFLEKIENAKLVAIFHVLPMTEAELFAARVQLNKISLQYIKHNNTIMRLAFTGTKYEALLKLYESTTCTFYGDEPAVSKLLKLEKKISGLVLLGGVVEDRFMSVQDMKHYASLPSLHTLQAQLVSILGTPAQHLSQNLSANQVELSSSLSRYATDNKPDGDAESSPTTESAQ